TGAAATTTCAAGTAATGAATATGTCGACCATGACATCTGCCTTATAGGTAGCTATGCTAGAGGCGACGCCTCTAGCATAAGTGATATAGATCTGGTTCTTTTTTCGGAGGGAGAGCCTAATCTTAAGAAAACCGAACTTTTCTATATCGATCATAAAATCACATCGATATTTTCTGTTAATATTAATAGTCTTTTACAGACTGAATCACTTGATTTCTATAATGTAAACAATCCCTTTGAAGCTGAACTAGTTTACGGAAATGGAAAAGTGCTCAATGCGTTTAGAAATGGATTATATGGAAAGATGATAGATTTAGATGAAACAAAGAAAATTGTTGGTCAAACTTTATCGAGGAGGCTTAGGTCCGCTTTAAGAGATACAATAAGAGACTACGGTGAAGGAATTCGAAATATGAGAGGATGCCTTGCGAAGTTGAAATTGTACCTTAAACTTCATAGAAATAAGACTGATCCGTGGTCAATGATACCTTACCTCTATAAGCCTGAAGACGAGCTTGAAAAGCTAATCGATCGATTGTACTATTCCCTGAACTACGAAGAACTTTCATCGAAGTTGGCGGAGCTTGATTTACAGGATTTAATGGGAAAGGCTTTCAAAAAACAGCTTAAAACAATGGGAGATGTTGTTAAAAAAATGAAAAGGGAGATTGAATTTGCTGGCAAATATATTGAAAATTATTTGAGCCTATATCTGGTAGTTGAAGAAAAAGTCAGATCCTTATTGTGGGAAGAACTGCCTGAAAGATGGAGGATAAATGAACTAAACAATGGAGTAAATCATTCTAAAACTAAAATAATATGCAAAGATGAGATGGTTTGGTGGCGAGTTTCAATGGGCGAGGGCGATCACCTTAAGCTTGAAAATTTTGAGAAGGTTCAATTCTGACTCACAAAATAATGTATGATTAAGTGAAAAGAAGTGACGTAGTATAAGAGTACTCTGGATTGAAGTTATTTTACGAATAAAAGAATTCAATATAAAATATACCTAAGCTAAGCAAGATAAGTTTGCATACAAATCTTCCATATATCGTAAACTTTCAATCTCCTTTTCTCCCCGTCATCTCGATGATGTCAATCCATCCCACATACATGTCAATTTCAGCCCTTTTTGTCTCCTGACCTCCCATCTCTAGGTGCATAGCTGCCATCTTTGATGGGGGCCACTCTGATTCAAGTACCTTCTGAAATACATTCCTTATGGTTTCAGTATCGTTTGCGACTGTGACTTTGCCGTATACAATGACACTTTTCCAAGAGCCATCTTCTCTTAGTAAATCGACTTCGAAACAGACTTGGGGATTTTTCTTGATATATTGTATTTTTTTACCGTTAGGGGAATGAAAATATATCTTCCCTTCGTCGTACCAATATGTTACAGGAACTACGTAAGGATTATTGTTATCCGATAAACCTAGTCGCCCTACTTTGGACGTTGAAAGTAATTCATCCATTTCGTTCTTGCTCAATATTCTTGGTTTACGATGATATTTGATTATAGACTCCATTTGATCTTTAGTTAACTTTTTCATATTTGATATGAAATTTGAAGTATTATTTAAAATGAGGGATCATGATAAGTGATCTTGAAAGACAAAAGACCTAAGGTGATTGAAGATATGAAAGCCACATAAATTAGAAATAAACCATTAAATCCCTTAAAAATAACTTATTTAATATCGATGGTGAGACCTATTTTGAAGTTTGAGACGAATGTAAAGGAAATAATATTGAGAACACATGATGTAAAAAGTTTCAGATTCCCTAGACCTGAATCTTTCAACTATAAGCCTGGACAATTCATGTTCTTAACTATAAAA
The sequence above is a segment of the Candidatus Methylarchaceae archaeon HK02M2 genome. Coding sequences within it:
- a CDS encoding nucleotidyltransferase domain-containing protein, coding for MIFKPKNVEDDAWIKLLDKLDEISSNEYVDHDICLIGSYARGDASSISDIDLVLFSEGEPNLKKTELFYIDHKITSIFSVNINSLLQTESLDFYNVNNPFEAELVYGNGKVLNAFRNGLYGKMIDLDETKKIVGQTLSRRLRSALRDTIRDYGEGIRNMRGCLAKLKLYLKLHRNKTDPWSMIPYLYKPEDELEKLIDRLYYSLNYEELSSKLAELDLQDLMGKAFKKQLKTMGDVVKKMKREIEFAGKYIENYLSLYLVVEEKVRSLLWEELPERWRINELNNGVNHSKTKIICKDEMVWWRVSMGEGDHLKLENFEKVQF
- a CDS encoding pyridoxamine 5'-phosphate oxidase family protein; its protein translation is MESIIKYHRKPRILSKNEMDELLSTSKVGRLGLSDNNNPYVVPVTYWYDEGKIYFHSPNGKKIQYIKKNPQVCFEVDLLREDGSWKSVIVYGKVTVANDTETIRNVFQKVLESEWPPSKMAAMHLEMGGQETKRAEIDMYVGWIDIIEMTGRKGD